In Rhodovulum sulfidophilum DSM 1374, the following are encoded in one genomic region:
- a CDS encoding 3-keto-5-aminohexanoate cleavage protein produces MPSRSTACSTASKPAPPITISALTCRSPSSAPTKFARRMKVIRKHCPGVILQVSTGGRSGGHAAREACCRSGQQMASLAVGSNSFPTRVDEHSLDLVDWPASEMQKYDVKPEIEAFDLDHIFQAMKMNRNGRLKAPLYVRFAIGFRHAMPADRPSFEFHVETLRRIAPDAERFGAGIGRHLIEVNEWPIPLGGHTRTGRKDNVGPDRDRVAPSNAALARRAARLCAGHGCPVACPVEARATLGRPLAPRRGFEPAPRAGYAEDVLSCGSPPCPSPRPVFRSSSSW; encoded by the coding sequence GTGCCGAGCAGATCGACAGCCTGCAGCACTGCTTCGAAGCCCGCACCGCCCATTACCATCTCCGCACTGACGTGCCGGAGCCCAAGCTCGGCCCCCACGAAATTCGCCCGCCGGATGAAGGTGATCCGCAAGCATTGCCCCGGAGTGATCCTGCAGGTCTCGACCGGCGGACGTTCGGGCGGGCACGCGGCCCGGGAGGCATGCTGCCGCAGCGGTCAGCAGATGGCCTCACTTGCGGTCGGATCGAACAGTTTTCCGACACGGGTCGACGAGCATTCGCTCGATCTGGTCGATTGGCCAGCCTCGGAAATGCAGAAATACGATGTGAAGCCCGAAATCGAGGCCTTCGATCTCGACCATATCTTCCAGGCGATGAAGATGAACCGGAACGGCCGCCTGAAGGCGCCGCTTTACGTGCGGTTCGCTATAGGGTTCAGGCATGCGATGCCGGCCGACCGCCCGAGCTTCGAATTCCATGTCGAGACGCTGAGGCGGATCGCCCCCGATGCCGAACGGTTCGGCGCGGGGATCGGGCGGCACCTGATCGAGGTCAATGAATGGCCGATCCCGCTGGGCGGCCATACCCGCACCGGGCGCAAGGACAATGTCGGGCCCGACCGCGACAGAGTCGCGCCCTCGAACGCGGCGCTGGCGCGGCGCGCGGCCCGGCTCTGCGCAGGCCACGGATGCCCGGTGGCCTGCCCCGTCGAGGCCCGCGCGACCCTTGGTCGGCCTCTTGCCCCGCGAAGGGGGTTTGAACCGGCGCCGCGGGCGGGCTATGCGGAGGACGTTCTTTCCTGCGGAAGCCCGCCATGCCCCAGCCCTCGCCCCGTCTTCCGATCGTCTTCATCCTGGTGA
- a CDS encoding alpha/beta fold hydrolase, producing MSRFLLIHGSCHGAWCWRDVLTALNRSGAEARAIDLPSHGADPTPIADVTLDLYADAILDAIDEPVVLVGHSMAGFPISAAAEKAPGKIRALVYVCAYAPVAGRSLVDMRRAAPRQPLLEAIVKSADGLSFTFDPDLVREKLFHDCSDAAVAYAKARLDPQPILPQATPIALSERYASVPKHYIRCLQDHAIPPEYQATMTADWPAERVDTLDCSHSPFLAQPEALAALLLKAAAMP from the coding sequence ATGTCCCGCTTTCTCCTGATCCACGGATCCTGCCATGGCGCCTGGTGCTGGCGCGACGTTCTGACGGCGCTGAACCGTTCCGGGGCCGAGGCCCGGGCCATCGACCTGCCCTCGCATGGGGCCGATCCGACACCGATTGCCGATGTCACGCTCGATCTCTATGCCGACGCGATCCTGGACGCGATCGACGAACCGGTCGTCCTTGTCGGCCATTCAATGGCGGGTTTCCCGATCTCGGCCGCCGCCGAGAAGGCGCCCGGGAAGATCCGCGCGCTGGTCTATGTCTGCGCCTATGCCCCGGTTGCGGGCCGGTCGCTCGTCGACATGCGCCGCGCCGCGCCGCGTCAGCCGCTGCTCGAGGCCATCGTCAAATCCGCGGATGGGCTGTCCTTCACCTTCGACCCCGATCTGGTGCGCGAGAAGCTTTTCCATGATTGCAGCGACGCGGCCGTGGCCTATGCCAAGGCCCGGCTCGACCCGCAGCCGATCCTGCCCCAGGCCACACCCATTGCCCTGAGCGAGCGTTATGCCTCTGTTCCCAAACACTATATCCGCTGCCTGCAGGACCACGCCATTCCGCCCGAATACCAGGCCACGATGACCGCGGACTGGCCCGCCGAGCGTGTCGACACGCTCGACTGTTCGCATTCCCCGTTTCTTGCCCAGCCCGAGGCGCTGGCCGCGCTTCTGCTCAAGGCCGCCGCGATGCCCTGA